The uncultured Bacteroides sp. genome includes the window AAAGCGAATTTCCTCCAGCGGAGCTGTCACAGCAAAATCATAAACCTTATAAAGAGTTAGATTAAGCGAAGACTCTTCCTCTCTTTCCGCCTTAACAGCAACTTTATCAAGTAAAACATCTGTGTCGCGAGAAATATAAATAAACGAAGTATGTCCTCCAGAAATAACGGCTTTTGCACTTTTTGCATCCGCTTCACAAAGAACTTCAATATAGAGTTTCTCTGCAATATCTTCTTTGAGACAAATATTTATTCGCTTTTCATCAATGAATTTCTTTCCTTCTTCTAATGCTTCGGGCGTAGTATCTCTTAAAACTTCAAGTTGATTTTCCGATTTTCCAATTAACGCACCTAAAGCAATAGCTATAGGCAAGCCAACCATCCCCGTACCAGGTATACCAACCCCCATTGCATTTTTGAGGATGTTGGCACTTAATATAGCCGTTATTTTATCAGGCTTACAACCCAATACCTCAGTAGCCTTCGCTACACATAGAGCCACAGCTATAGGTTCTGTACAACCAATAGCTGGAACAACTTCTGACTTAACTAAATCTATTATTTTTTTTCTTTCTTCTTCTGTCATTGAATATGGCATATTTCTTGCAAAAATATAAAATATACTCTTCCTGTACAAAGCAAAAGACATAAAAGACAGCATTAAACAAAGCTTTTTATTGCAGCATCCATCACAATGACGCAATAAAATGAATCAAAAGCACAAACAGATTTACACAAAACTTAAGCCTTAAAACGGTGCGACTTCATGAGAGCATATCGTTATAAAATTTAAGACCTAATAGAAAGCAATCCTGATAAAATTCTTAAGATCTATTAATTAAATATTGATTGCAAGAAGTTAACATTGCACCTTAAAAAAGATTATTCAATTTTCTCTTTTCCATTCGATTAAAATATGAAGGCAAAACGAATAGCAATAAAAGAACAAAAAGCTTAAATATAAAGAATGAGATGTTACATCGAAGCAATAATAACAGGAGTATAAAAAAGGAATTCAATGCAGTAAAATTTATAAAAAATAAAAGTTTTGAATTATTCCTATAAATAGCAACGACCCAAATGTCGAAAAGTTTGTTATATTTGCATAGGTAACCATTAAAACATCAGCAATCATGTTCAATTCATTTGGTAATATTCTCAGATTAACGAGTTTTGGAGAATCACATGGTAAAGGTATAGGCGGAGTCATCGACGGATTTCCCGCAGGTATTCGCATAGATATGGATTTTGTGCAAAAAGAACTTAACCGGCGTCGACCTGGACAATCCACTATTACGACTTCACGTAACGAAACAGATGAAGTAGAATTTCTTTCCGGGATATTTGAAGGAAAGTCAACTGGATGTCCTATCGGTTTTATGGTTTGGAACAAGAATCAACATTCCAATGATTACGACAACATGAAAGAACTCTATCGCCCTTCGCATGCTGATTATACTTATAATGTGAAATATGGTATCCGCGACCATCGAGGAGGTGGTAGATCGTCCGCTCGCGAAACTATCTCGCGCGTAGTAGGCGGTGCTCTTGCCAAACTCGCATTAAACCAACTAGGCATCCACATTACAGCATTTACATCACAAGTAGGCCCCATCAAGTTGGAAAAAGAATACAAAGAATACGATCTTGAGACCATTGAAAACAATCCGGTAAGATGCCCTGATCAAGAGAAAGCTAAGGAAATGCAAGATCTAATTTATAAAATTAAAGGAGAAGGTGATACCATCGGAGGAGTCGTTACTTGCGTAATTAAAGGATGCCCCATCGGTTTAGGTCAACCTGTATTTGGTAAATTGCATGCTGCACTCGCCAATGCCATGATGAGCATCAATGCCGCCAAGGCTTTTGAATATGGAGATGGATTCAAGGGATTGAAGCAAAAAGGTTCTGAACAAAATGATGTTTTCTTCAACAATGATGGAGTCATTGACACACATACCAATCACTCCGGAGGCATGCAAGGAGGCATTAGCAATGGACAAGATATCTTTTTCCGGGTCGCTTTCAAGCCGGTAGCCACTGTATTAATGGAACAACACACAGTCAATATTGACGGAGTAGATGCAACTCTCAAAGCTAAAGGGCGTCACGACCCTTGCGTTTTGCCTAGAGCTGTTCCCATTGTTGAAGCTATGGCCGCTCTTACAATACTCGATTTTTACCTGATAGACAGGACGACACAATTATAATTAAACTATAAACATGAATAACATACAGAATTATATAAAAGAAAATGAGACAAAAATCATAGAAGATTTATTCAGCCTTATCCGCATTCCAAGCATCAGTGCAAAACCCGAACACAAAGATGATATGATGGCTTGTGCTCAACAGTGGAGACTGCTTTTATTAGAAGCCGGAGTGGATGAAGCAATTGTCATGCCATCAGCGGGCAACCCCATTGTTTTTGCAGAAAAAAAGGTTAATCCTGATGCAAAAACGGTATTAGTTTATGCACACTATGACGTAATGCCTGCCGAGCCGTTAGATCTTTGGAATAGCCAACCCTTTAGTCCTGAAATTAGAGACGAACATATCTGGGCTCGTGGAGCTGATGATGACAAAGGACAATCATTTATTCAAGTTAAGGCTTTTGAGTATCTACTGAAAAATAATTTATTAAAAAACAATATCAAGTTCATCTTCGAAGGAGAAGAAGAAATTGGTTCACCTAGCTTAGAAGCATTTTGCGAAGAACACAAAGAATTGCTAAAAGCGGACATTATCTTAGTAAGCGATACAAGTATGTTAGGAGCTGACCTTCCTTCGCTTACCACAGGACTTCGAGGATTGGCTTATTGGGAACTTGAAGTTACCGGGCCCAATCGTGACCTGCATTCCGGACACTTTGGAGGAGCTGTTGCTAATCCCATTAATACTCTCTGTAAAATGATTAGTAGTGTAACAGATGCCAATGGACGTATTACAATACCCGGCTTCTATAATGATGTAGAAGAGGTTTCGCAAGCTGAAAGGGAAATGATTGCGCATATTCCATTTGATGAAGAGAAATACAAAGAAGCCATTGGGGTAAAAGAACTTTCCGGAGAGATAGGATATTCTACATTAGAACGAAATAGTTGTCGCCCATCATTTGATGTATGTGGCATTTGGGGTGGATATACAGGCGAAGGCTCTAAAACAGTATTACCCTCTAAAGCTTATGCAAAAGTCTCTTGCCGACTCGTTCCTCATCAAGACCACGAAAAAATCTCACAACTGTTTGTCGATTATATTCGTAGCATTGCTCCTAAGAGTGTAGAAGTCAAGATAACTCCTATGCATGGTGGAGAAGGCTATGTATGCCCTATATCTCTACCAGCTTACCAAGCTGCTCAAAAAGGTTTCGAGATTGCCTTTGGGAAAAAGCCATTAGCTGTTCGCCGTGGAGGAAGTATCCCGATTATCTCAACCTTTGAAAAAGTGTTAGGAATCAAAACGATCTTAATGGGTTTCGGACTGGAATCCAATGCGATCCATTCCCCTAACGAAAATTTCCCCTTAGAGATATTTCGTAAAGGCATTGAAGCGGTAGTAGAGTTTCATCTCGCTTATCAGAATAGCCCATTAAAATGATAAATACAAGGAGTTGTTCCTGATAGAAACAACTCCTTGTATTCCTATATCAATCAGCAATGTGCAATACTCCCTGTAAAAGCGTCAATATAGGTTCCCCTCTATATGAAAACAATAGAATCAATAACTCGTATTAAAAACAGCAGCCTCTACCACAACAAAGATTATCCGAAGATTGAATTTCTAATTGATAAAAATCAAAGAAACGTTGTTTTATCTCATCTCTAACACGTTCAAACTCACTCCAAATAAACTCAGGCGTACCTTTTGCATGCGATGGATCATCGAATCCTATATGTAGTCTTTTACCAACATTACCCAAAAACATCGGGCAGGTTTCTTTTGCTCCTCCACAAACAGTAATCACATAATCCCATTCTTCATCTAAATAAGTTGCGACACTTGTTGGAGTATGTTGACTAATATCTATGCCAACTTCTTCCATCGCCTTAATAGCTAAAGGATTTACTCTTTCTGCTATATCCGTCCCTGCAGAGTAAACCTCCAACGTTTTATCAAAAGATTGTAAAAAGCCATGAGCCATTTGACTACGACAGCTATTACCAGTGCATAATATTAAGATTTTCATTCTATAATGCTATTTAATTTGTTTACGACAATTTTCAGGATCACTAATTTTACTCATA containing:
- the aroC gene encoding chorismate synthase, whose protein sequence is MFNSFGNILRLTSFGESHGKGIGGVIDGFPAGIRIDMDFVQKELNRRRPGQSTITTSRNETDEVEFLSGIFEGKSTGCPIGFMVWNKNQHSNDYDNMKELYRPSHADYTYNVKYGIRDHRGGGRSSARETISRVVGGALAKLALNQLGIHITAFTSQVGPIKLEKEYKEYDLETIENNPVRCPDQEKAKEMQDLIYKIKGEGDTIGGVVTCVIKGCPIGLGQPVFGKLHAALANAMMSINAAKAFEYGDGFKGLKQKGSEQNDVFFNNDGVIDTHTNHSGGMQGGISNGQDIFFRVAFKPVATVLMEQHTVNIDGVDATLKAKGRHDPCVLPRAVPIVEAMAALTILDFYLIDRTTQL
- a CDS encoding dipeptidase, with the translated sequence MNNIQNYIKENETKIIEDLFSLIRIPSISAKPEHKDDMMACAQQWRLLLLEAGVDEAIVMPSAGNPIVFAEKKVNPDAKTVLVYAHYDVMPAEPLDLWNSQPFSPEIRDEHIWARGADDDKGQSFIQVKAFEYLLKNNLLKNNIKFIFEGEEEIGSPSLEAFCEEHKELLKADIILVSDTSMLGADLPSLTTGLRGLAYWELEVTGPNRDLHSGHFGGAVANPINTLCKMISSVTDANGRITIPGFYNDVEEVSQAEREMIAHIPFDEEKYKEAIGVKELSGEIGYSTLERNSCRPSFDVCGIWGGYTGEGSKTVLPSKAYAKVSCRLVPHQDHEKISQLFVDYIRSIAPKSVEVKITPMHGGEGYVCPISLPAYQAAQKGFEIAFGKKPLAVRRGGSIPIISTFEKVLGIKTILMGFGLESNAIHSPNENFPLEIFRKGIEAVVEFHLAYQNSPLK
- a CDS encoding arsenate reductase ArsC, translated to MKILILCTGNSCRSQMAHGFLQSFDKTLEVYSAGTDIAERVNPLAIKAMEEVGIDISQHTPTSVATYLDEEWDYVITVCGGAKETCPMFLGNVGKRLHIGFDDPSHAKGTPEFIWSEFERVRDEIKQRFFDFYQLEIQSSDNLCCGRGCCF